A window of the Candidatus Omnitrophota bacterium genome harbors these coding sequences:
- the acpS gene encoding holo-[acyl-carrier-protein] synthase gives MPGIGIDIAEVKRFRQLSKRFLNRVYTDEEIAYCNKSSRPEMHFAARFAAKEAVIKATTKTDIALKDIYVKNRASGAPEVFIKGKKKKFHISISHTKDIAVAVVISL, from the coding sequence GTGCCCGGAATAGGAATAGACATAGCCGAAGTAAAGCGTTTCCGCCAGCTGAGCAAGCGTTTTCTCAACAGGGTTTATACTGACGAGGAAATAGCTTACTGCAACAAGAGCAGCCGGCCGGAGATGCATTTTGCCGCGCGGTTCGCGGCGAAAGAGGCCGTTATAAAAGCTACGACAAAGACGGACATAGCCCTCAAGGACATCTATGTAAAAAATAGGGCATCCGGCGCTCCCGAAGTCTTTATAAAAGGCAAAAAGAAAAAATTTCACATATCCATATCCCACACGAAAGATATTGCCGTCGCCGTGGTCATATCTCTTTAA
- a CDS encoding 6-phosphofructokinase yields MNIAVVTTGGDAPGMNAALRAVIRTAVFCGMSVTGVRRGWWGLLEDDYTSLNSKSASGIISSGGTFLKTQRCPLSKTTAGMKKISDTLRKIAPDGLIVIGGDGSMRAAHAVAKKSGVPVIGIPASIDNDIAGTDETIGFDTAVNTALSAIDKIRDTATSHDRVFIAEVMGRDSGFLALSAGLAGGAEIILVPEIKTDKKEALKKIKALKCGKSSIIIVMAEGAGKASELAEYLNKSAGLEVRISKLGYIQRGGSPSVDSRVLAGVLGYEAVMLLKNKKKNLMCAWVKDSFKTVPLTYPATHKKKLNGQWLKIAEVLAGGNK; encoded by the coding sequence ATGAATATAGCCGTTGTCACAACAGGCGGCGACGCTCCGGGAATGAACGCCGCTCTGCGTGCCGTGATAAGAACAGCCGTCTTCTGCGGCATGAGTGTGACGGGCGTGCGCCGGGGCTGGTGGGGTTTGCTGGAAGACGATTATACGAGCCTCAATTCGAAATCCGCGTCGGGCATAATATCATCGGGCGGCACCTTCCTCAAAACGCAGAGATGCCCGCTGTCAAAAACGACCGCGGGAATGAAAAAAATATCCGATACCCTGAGGAAGATAGCGCCGGACGGGCTCATCGTCATAGGCGGCGACGGTTCCATGAGGGCCGCCCACGCGGTGGCGAAAAAAAGCGGCGTTCCCGTCATAGGCATACCCGCCTCCATTGACAACGACATAGCCGGCACCGATGAGACCATAGGTTTTGACACGGCCGTAAACACGGCTCTTTCGGCGATAGACAAGATAAGGGACACTGCCACCTCTCATGACAGAGTTTTCATAGCCGAGGTGATGGGGCGGGATTCGGGCTTTCTGGCTCTTTCCGCGGGGCTGGCCGGCGGCGCCGAAATCATTCTTGTGCCGGAAATAAAAACGGATAAAAAAGAAGCGCTGAAAAAAATAAAAGCTTTGAAGTGCGGAAAATCATCCATCATCATCGTGATGGCCGAAGGCGCGGGCAAAGCGTCGGAGCTCGCCGAATATCTGAATAAATCCGCGGGACTGGAAGTGCGGATATCAAAACTCGGCTATATACAGCGCGGCGGTTCTCCGTCGGTGGATTCGCGTGTGCTGGCGGGGGTTCTGGGTTACGAGGCGGTGATGCTGCTTAAAAATAAAAAGAAAAATCTCATGTGCGCCTGGGTGAAGGACTCGTTCAAAACCGTGCCGCTGACATATCCGGCGACACATAAGAAAAAACTCAACGGACAATGGCTGAAGATCGCGGAGGTTCTCGCGGGGGGAAACAAATGA